The following proteins come from a genomic window of Candidatus Zixiibacteriota bacterium:
- the bglX gene encoding beta-glucosidase BglX has protein sequence MTDNPDVVEKRTTDLLEQMTLAEKIGQLSLINGGGGSIPPELRNSIAGGKIGGLLNEVDVTTVDELQQVALKESRLGIPLLIGRDVIHGFKTVFPIPLGLAATWNPTLVEQCGRISAIEASAAGVNWTFAPMIDISRDPRWGRIAESFGEDTHLCAELAKSMIAGFQGEDLARADSIAACAKHFAGYGASESGKDYNTTNLSEHELRNVHLVPFRAAAEAQVASFMTSFGDLNGVPASANPFLLRQILREEWRYDGFVVSDWESISQLSVHGLTSDDKESAYEAASAGVDMEMTSSTFADYLGALVEEDRISVERIDTMVGNILRVKILLGLFDDPIKTTAASDPLSPANHLEIAKRASVESIVLLKNKNELLPLKPNRLKSLALIGPLANDGYEQLGTWVFDGDPSLSQTPVAALQTQFGGEFEIHYARGMESTRSRTRDGFPEAIEAASKSDAVVMFLGEESILAGEAHCRADISLPGNQEELIEEMCRLGKPLIVVLMAGRPLALQSVVGKFDALLCAWHPGSMAGPAIVDLLFGKESPSGRLPVTFPRVAGQIPIYYSHKNTGRPGTSESVVSMDDIELNAPQHSFGDTSFHLDVPNSPLFPFGFGLSYSKFEYTNLMLSSVSIPMGSSFTVTVDLHNSGAVEAEEVVQLYVRDLVGSVTRPVKELKGFQRIKLSPGAGKTVSFELSTDDLAFYNRQMQLVTEPGEFHLWIGGCSDTDLRAEFEITD, from the coding sequence GTGACTGACAATCCGGACGTAGTTGAAAAACGGACTACCGATCTTCTGGAGCAAATGACTCTTGCAGAAAAGATCGGGCAACTCTCTCTGATCAACGGTGGGGGTGGCTCCATCCCGCCGGAATTGCGAAACTCCATTGCGGGTGGCAAGATCGGCGGCCTGTTGAACGAAGTTGATGTCACGACTGTTGACGAACTCCAACAAGTTGCACTGAAGGAGAGTCGTCTGGGGATTCCTTTGTTGATTGGCCGCGACGTTATTCACGGATTCAAGACCGTTTTTCCGATTCCATTGGGATTGGCGGCCACCTGGAACCCAACCTTGGTGGAACAATGCGGTCGAATCTCGGCAATTGAGGCTTCCGCAGCGGGTGTCAACTGGACCTTCGCTCCGATGATAGACATAAGCCGTGATCCGCGCTGGGGTAGAATAGCAGAATCATTCGGCGAGGACACACACTTGTGCGCAGAGCTGGCCAAGTCTATGATTGCCGGTTTCCAGGGTGAGGACTTGGCTCGGGCGGACAGTATTGCTGCGTGCGCCAAACACTTCGCTGGTTACGGCGCCAGTGAAAGCGGCAAAGACTACAACACTACCAATTTATCGGAACACGAACTTCGCAATGTCCATCTGGTTCCGTTCCGTGCAGCCGCTGAGGCCCAAGTGGCGTCATTCATGACTTCGTTCGGTGACCTTAATGGCGTCCCTGCATCGGCCAATCCGTTTCTATTGCGACAGATTCTCCGCGAAGAGTGGCGATACGATGGATTTGTGGTTAGCGACTGGGAATCAATCAGCCAGCTATCGGTCCACGGACTTACGTCCGACGACAAGGAGTCGGCTTACGAAGCTGCCAGCGCGGGTGTCGATATGGAAATGACCAGCAGCACATTTGCTGACTACCTTGGTGCGCTCGTTGAAGAAGATAGGATATCTGTCGAACGTATCGACACGATGGTTGGCAATATACTTAGGGTGAAGATTCTGCTGGGACTCTTTGATGATCCAATAAAAACGACGGCAGCATCAGATCCACTGTCGCCGGCCAACCACCTTGAGATTGCCAAAAGAGCGTCTGTTGAGAGTATCGTGCTACTGAAAAACAAGAATGAGCTTCTGCCTCTTAAGCCCAACCGATTGAAGTCACTGGCCCTGATCGGTCCACTGGCTAACGATGGATACGAACAGCTTGGGACATGGGTATTCGACGGAGATCCATCGTTGAGTCAGACTCCCGTGGCGGCACTGCAGACACAGTTTGGCGGAGAGTTTGAAATCCACTACGCTCGTGGCATGGAAAGCACGCGTAGCCGAACACGCGATGGGTTCCCTGAGGCGATAGAAGCCGCTAGTAAGTCTGATGCAGTTGTTATGTTCCTGGGTGAAGAGTCGATCCTGGCCGGTGAGGCTCACTGCCGGGCCGATATCTCCCTTCCGGGAAATCAGGAAGAGCTGATTGAGGAGATGTGTCGGTTGGGCAAGCCGTTAATCGTAGTGCTAATGGCCGGCCGACCACTCGCTTTGCAGAGTGTGGTCGGTAAGTTCGACGCCCTCCTTTGTGCCTGGCATCCGGGTAGTATGGCCGGACCGGCGATTGTTGATCTTCTTTTCGGCAAAGAGTCCCCTTCGGGCAGACTACCGGTTACCTTCCCCCGAGTTGCCGGACAGATTCCTATTTACTACTCGCACAAGAACACCGGTCGTCCGGGCACGTCCGAATCGGTCGTGAGCATGGATGACATCGAGCTCAATGCACCTCAACACTCTTTTGGCGACACCTCGTTTCACCTGGATGTACCAAACTCTCCACTGTTTCCATTCGGCTTCGGTCTTTCGTATTCTAAGTTCGAGTATACGAATCTCATGTTGTCCAGCGTCAGCATACCGATGGGCAGTAGCTTTACAGTGACGGTCGACCTTCACAACTCAGGTGCTGTCGAGGCAGAGGAAGTCGTACAGCTATACGTCAGAGATCTGGTGGGGAGCGTAACTCGACCCGTCAAAGAGCTAAAAGGATTCCAACGGATCAAACTTAGTCCAGGCGCCGGCAAGACGGTCAGCTTCGAGTTGAGCACGGATGATCTGGCCTTTTACAACCGACAGATGCAACTTGTCACCGAGCCGGGAGAATTTCACCTTTGGATCGGGGGATGTTCCGATACTGACCTAAGAGCAGAATTCGAAATCACCGATTGA
- a CDS encoding ROK family transcriptional regulator, giving the protein MCSQSDKNNTPPKERPLANSVRRLVWREKRTTRAEIARLTGLSRSTVSEIVDSLLTTGLIEEIGAGKSSGGRRPIVLEFQDEARCILGVDLGATHVGVVLTDLRGNVLAWKERRHPVRSDPKGSRELVIALCDECLNESGKDKGSLLSIGVAVPSPVDPLNPKLLSEVVIPAWRGESGLEQLQQYYGVKVHVDNDANLGAVAENWWGAGQGIEDLVYIKVAHGIGAGYILNGDVYRGAAGVAGEMGHLPIDPNGSPCVCGLKGCLATLVGAPAVSERARELAGDYPDSCLKINSAPFSDLRVAVEQGDALATRLVDEITDYLAIAIAGWFNLMNPKLAILGGSMASLGEFVVGPLREKVRGNTLVSKAAVSIRIGELGPRAVAVGAATLALQAMFSDPQPVGSSEQPRT; this is encoded by the coding sequence TGGCCAATTCGGTTCGCCGTCTGGTCTGGCGCGAAAAGAGAACAACCAGAGCTGAGATTGCACGGTTGACCGGGCTGTCTCGTTCTACAGTTTCCGAGATTGTTGACAGTCTGCTAACCACCGGGCTCATAGAAGAGATCGGTGCCGGCAAGTCAAGCGGCGGTCGGCGTCCGATCGTACTTGAGTTTCAGGATGAAGCCAGGTGTATCCTGGGTGTAGATCTGGGAGCTACTCACGTAGGGGTAGTTCTGACCGATCTTCGAGGCAACGTCCTGGCCTGGAAGGAGCGCCGCCATCCGGTGAGATCCGATCCCAAGGGTTCCCGAGAACTGGTCATCGCCCTGTGTGACGAGTGCCTGAATGAGAGTGGCAAGGATAAGGGATCGCTCTTGAGTATCGGGGTAGCGGTGCCCAGTCCGGTAGATCCTCTTAACCCAAAACTTCTTTCGGAAGTAGTGATTCCCGCCTGGCGTGGAGAAAGCGGACTGGAGCAACTTCAGCAATATTACGGCGTCAAGGTCCATGTCGACAACGACGCCAATTTGGGCGCGGTGGCTGAAAATTGGTGGGGGGCTGGTCAAGGGATTGAGGATCTCGTATACATTAAGGTCGCACATGGAATCGGCGCCGGCTACATCCTGAATGGAGACGTATATCGTGGCGCCGCAGGCGTAGCAGGTGAGATGGGCCACCTGCCTATCGATCCAAACGGCTCCCCTTGCGTCTGCGGTCTCAAGGGCTGCCTGGCAACATTAGTCGGAGCGCCGGCGGTATCAGAGCGTGCGCGTGAATTGGCAGGGGATTATCCCGACAGTTGCCTCAAGATCAATTCTGCACCTTTCTCAGACTTGAGGGTAGCTGTAGAGCAGGGCGACGCACTCGCAACTCGACTTGTGGATGAAATCACCGATTATCTGGCCATTGCGATTGCAGGCTGGTTCAATCTCATGAATCCCAAACTCGCAATTCTGGGCGGAAGTATGGCCAGTCTCGGTGAATTCGTTGTGGGTCCTCTGAGGGAAAAGGTCAGGGGCAATACTCTGGTAAGCAAAGCGGCGGTGAGTATCAGGATCGGCGAACTCGGCCCGAGAGCGGTTGCAGTCGGTGCGGCAACACTGGCCCTGCAGGCGATGTTTTCAGATCCTCAACCGGTTGGTAGCAGTGAGCAGCCAAGGACATGA
- a CDS encoding glycosidase encodes MTTATPRINHTVSVVIVLLAIVIAGTSVQPVMATEVPTVKIINDQSGSKLQVNGADFMIKGMNWGYIPIGKNYAYSLWTQSDDFIMAALAREMPLLQNMGVNTIRHYVGIPPRWVKYIYETYGIYTVVNHPLGRYGLTLNGVWTPITDYSDPTTRAVLMAEMEALVAEFDGTPGMLFWLLGNENNYGLEWSSAETEALPEGERRAAKARYLYTLFGDVTDMIKSRDPGRPVAMANGDLQYIDIIAEELSNLDILGSNVYRGISARDAFEVVKEKMGIPYIFTEFGADAFNAKTLQEDQQTQARYLIGQWQEIYEQSHDKGRIGNACGGFTFQFSDGWWKYKQEENLDIHDINASWPNGGYQEDLIPGENNMNEEWWGICAKGFPDASGLYQLYPRAAYYALKKAYTLDPYGPSTSLETIRAHFSKITPMGAALEARGNKAALTAETGGRVRVSRAWFRFETISTGGINVTTPKNPGPPGYPAFQGFDHLESYYTEIEAKPSGAVRGTLALNYIGHVPENPIDEIFYENRGRVQAIVFNNGEIELKDIERLKVYSASVSWAGRLFDVEGFYRTGHYHWGYEGDFFGLYREANYGPNIDIYNGEAPLGLEFTGKKNLNGLKFAIGPELWWGANPAALLKYQRRIGSVLATGIYQHDLADQTNAVTSTAIPLPKTKKATLHLEINRGPLTVELGGIWSGDNKVGQPFQFVKGTEGNYEVLQDSIESKDAFGGKFKLSYSMGSWLWYLQGASMGLVADGGPTLTQTYSDWWLKESGKGNQRNLITGVSTRFGNLEVSPNFLWQKPLKGPMPADVPQPGHPRNVRDDAFAVRENREMVAGEIVITYDPTPATWMYLWDSDIREDAKLAATFGLIIKHYKTTMDAALFFDSAAGNPIYPFPGATPARDVWEARARIVSKLRPDFSMIANLYAGKGEPHGDDPRLIDRYGADVRLISGSTRLQAAIELNDWGPYDYHRDHNLTFPIQLYADISTFIGKPEWFALPQTRLGVKAIWRSLDEYSSRYRPTSLPGPDGPIPNPDADDGNEWEIRTYLHLYVGN; translated from the coding sequence ATGACTACTGCAACTCCGCGTATCAATCATACCGTATCGGTCGTTATTGTCTTGCTGGCCATAGTAATTGCCGGCACTTCCGTTCAACCGGTGATGGCGACTGAAGTACCAACAGTCAAGATCATCAATGACCAATCGGGATCGAAGCTCCAGGTCAACGGCGCCGATTTCATGATCAAGGGAATGAACTGGGGCTATATCCCGATCGGAAAGAACTATGCTTACAGTCTCTGGACTCAGTCGGACGATTTTATCATGGCCGCCCTCGCCCGTGAGATGCCGCTTTTGCAGAATATGGGTGTCAACACCATTCGTCACTATGTTGGCATCCCACCTCGATGGGTCAAGTACATATATGAGACGTATGGCATCTATACCGTTGTTAACCATCCGCTGGGGCGCTACGGGTTGACGCTCAACGGTGTATGGACACCCATCACCGACTACTCCGACCCCACCACGCGCGCCGTGCTTATGGCGGAGATGGAAGCTCTTGTCGCCGAGTTTGATGGTACGCCGGGAATGCTCTTCTGGCTGTTAGGCAACGAAAACAACTATGGACTTGAATGGAGCTCGGCCGAAACCGAGGCTCTACCCGAGGGTGAACGCAGGGCGGCCAAAGCTCGTTATCTCTACACGTTGTTCGGCGATGTTACCGACATGATTAAGTCCAGGGACCCTGGGCGTCCTGTCGCGATGGCCAACGGTGATCTGCAATATATCGATATCATCGCCGAGGAACTATCGAACCTGGATATCCTTGGTTCCAATGTATACCGCGGGATTTCGGCACGAGACGCCTTTGAAGTTGTCAAAGAGAAAATGGGTATCCCCTATATCTTCACAGAGTTCGGCGCTGATGCGTTCAATGCCAAAACCCTGCAGGAAGATCAGCAGACTCAGGCGCGCTATTTGATCGGTCAATGGCAGGAAATCTATGAACAGTCGCATGACAAAGGCAGAATCGGTAACGCCTGCGGTGGATTCACATTTCAGTTCTCGGATGGTTGGTGGAAATACAAGCAGGAGGAGAATCTCGATATACACGACATAAACGCCTCCTGGCCCAACGGCGGATACCAAGAAGACTTGATACCGGGCGAGAATAATATGAACGAGGAGTGGTGGGGTATTTGTGCCAAGGGATTCCCCGATGCTTCAGGTCTATACCAACTTTACCCGAGGGCTGCTTATTACGCGTTGAAAAAGGCGTATACTCTGGACCCATACGGGCCAAGCACCTCACTGGAGACAATTCGCGCTCACTTTTCCAAAATCACTCCAATGGGAGCGGCCCTTGAAGCTAGAGGCAACAAAGCTGCCCTCACTGCGGAGACAGGCGGCAGGGTTAGGGTAAGTCGCGCCTGGTTCAGATTTGAGACAATCAGCACGGGTGGTATCAATGTCACCACACCCAAAAATCCAGGCCCGCCGGGATACCCCGCGTTCCAAGGTTTTGATCACCTGGAGTCTTATTACACAGAAATCGAGGCGAAGCCCTCGGGGGCTGTGCGAGGCACGTTGGCATTGAATTATATAGGACACGTTCCTGAGAACCCGATTGACGAGATTTTTTATGAGAATCGTGGCCGGGTGCAAGCTATCGTGTTCAATAACGGCGAGATCGAATTGAAAGATATCGAACGTCTCAAGGTCTATAGCGCATCAGTTTCCTGGGCCGGACGCTTGTTCGACGTTGAAGGGTTCTACCGAACAGGTCACTATCACTGGGGATATGAGGGAGATTTTTTCGGTCTTTACCGCGAGGCCAACTACGGACCGAACATAGACATTTATAACGGCGAAGCACCGTTGGGGTTGGAGTTCACCGGAAAAAAGAACCTCAATGGTCTTAAGTTCGCGATAGGGCCGGAACTCTGGTGGGGAGCGAACCCGGCCGCCCTGTTGAAATACCAACGGAGAATCGGATCTGTTCTGGCGACTGGAATCTACCAGCATGATCTTGCCGATCAAACGAACGCTGTTACTTCCACGGCGATCCCCCTGCCCAAGACAAAGAAGGCCACTCTCCATCTCGAGATCAATCGCGGACCACTGACAGTCGAACTGGGCGGAATCTGGTCTGGTGATAACAAAGTTGGGCAGCCTTTTCAGTTCGTAAAGGGAACAGAAGGTAACTACGAAGTTTTGCAGGACAGCATAGAATCCAAGGACGCTTTTGGCGGTAAATTCAAACTGAGCTACTCCATGGGAAGCTGGCTTTGGTACCTTCAAGGAGCATCCATGGGACTGGTTGCCGACGGTGGACCTACATTGACCCAAACTTACTCTGATTGGTGGTTGAAGGAGAGTGGGAAGGGAAACCAACGAAATCTCATAACCGGTGTTTCAACCCGTTTCGGAAATCTCGAAGTATCTCCCAACTTCTTGTGGCAAAAACCTCTCAAGGGTCCAATGCCTGCAGATGTTCCACAACCCGGACATCCGCGCAACGTTCGGGACGATGCCTTTGCTGTTCGTGAAAACCGCGAGATGGTCGCCGGCGAAATCGTTATTACCTACGACCCGACCCCTGCTACATGGATGTATCTCTGGGATAGCGATATACGCGAAGACGCCAAACTCGCAGCGACCTTTGGTCTCATTATCAAGCACTATAAAACGACTATGGATGCGGCTCTTTTCTTTGATTCTGCTGCTGGTAATCCTATCTACCCGTTCCCCGGTGCCACCCCGGCACGTGATGTATGGGAAGCTCGTGCTCGAATAGTCTCGAAACTTAGGCCAGACTTTAGTATGATTGCCAATCTTTACGCGGGCAAAGGTGAACCACACGGAGACGATCCAAGACTGATTGATCGGTATGGAGCTGATGTTCGCCTTATCTCCGGATCCACGAGGTTGCAGGCTGCTATTGAACTTAACGATTGGGGCCCTTATGATTACCATCGTGATCACAACCTTACCTTTCCGATTCAATTGTATGCTGACATTTCAACGTTCATCGGGAAGCCCGAGTGGTTCGCCCTGCCGCAAACACGGCTTGGCGTGAAGGCCATCTGGCGGTCGCTCGACGAATACTCCTCCCGGTATCGTCCCACTTCACTGCCGGGCCCGGACGGTCCCATACCAAACCCAGATGCTGACGACGGTAACGAGTGGGAGATCAGAACTTACTTGCACCTATATGTCGGTAACTAA
- a CDS encoding MFS transporter, protein MNPSQHFETAPEDRISLAQRLVYGLGGLINNLLAAASGGMMIVLNLGLGMNPALVGLLGALPRFTDALTDPMMGFISDRTKSRWGRRRPYIFCGAIAAGLIFAALWQLPRGQSETFYFIWFLAGSILFYMGYTVFATPWVALGYELTPDYHERTRLMGTQNFLSQLAYVVSPWFLWIMTYQGWFKDQIDGAAGLAIIIAAVTIGVGILPAIFLRERLKGIAVAEITAEGQKSQSTAAAFKRNIIEFFKGFAATIKSGPFLKLGLATFLVFNGFILIAAFQSYVTIYYVCGGDQNLGAEYVGYTGSVAAVSTFIVIPIVTWLATKIGKRRAFFYSTGISMVGYAVKWICYNPEIPWLVVVPAPLLAFSLGGLFTLMPSMMADVVDLDELETHERREGMFGSIFWWVVKLGMSAALAGGGFLLNASGFDVELGESQTVSALFLMRIFDVVIPIVTSAIAIWAVATFPITEKKAREVREELERRRGKGNEVAS, encoded by the coding sequence ATGAACCCATCGCAGCACTTTGAAACTGCTCCGGAAGACCGGATTTCCCTCGCACAAAGACTGGTCTATGGCCTCGGCGGATTGATAAACAACTTACTGGCCGCTGCCAGTGGCGGTATGATGATTGTTCTCAATCTCGGCCTCGGCATGAATCCCGCCCTCGTCGGTCTGCTGGGAGCGCTGCCTCGTTTCACCGATGCGCTGACGGACCCGATGATGGGATTTATTTCCGACCGCACCAAGTCAAGATGGGGAAGGCGTCGGCCATACATCTTTTGTGGCGCCATAGCCGCCGGTCTGATATTTGCCGCGCTGTGGCAATTACCGAGAGGGCAGAGCGAGACTTTCTACTTTATCTGGTTCCTTGCCGGTTCGATTCTTTTCTACATGGGATATACCGTGTTTGCCACTCCCTGGGTTGCCTTGGGGTATGAGTTGACGCCAGATTATCACGAGCGCACTCGTCTCATGGGTACGCAGAACTTCCTCAGCCAACTCGCCTACGTGGTATCACCCTGGTTTTTGTGGATAATGACTTACCAGGGTTGGTTCAAAGATCAGATCGACGGCGCCGCCGGCCTGGCCATCATCATCGCCGCGGTGACTATTGGAGTTGGTATCCTACCTGCCATCTTTCTCAGAGAGCGTCTCAAAGGGATCGCTGTGGCCGAGATTACCGCTGAGGGTCAGAAATCCCAGAGTACCGCTGCCGCCTTCAAGCGAAATATTATCGAGTTCTTCAAAGGGTTTGCCGCTACTATAAAGTCGGGACCGTTTTTGAAACTCGGCCTGGCGACCTTTTTAGTTTTCAATGGCTTCATTCTGATAGCCGCCTTTCAGTCCTACGTGACTATTTATTACGTCTGTGGCGGGGATCAGAATTTGGGTGCGGAATACGTAGGGTACACCGGAAGCGTCGCTGCGGTTTCCACCTTTATCGTTATTCCCATCGTAACATGGCTCGCTACCAAGATTGGTAAACGGCGCGCCTTCTTCTACTCGACCGGCATCTCCATGGTCGGCTATGCTGTAAAATGGATCTGTTACAATCCTGAAATTCCCTGGCTGGTCGTGGTCCCGGCGCCGCTGCTTGCTTTCAGTCTGGGGGGTTTGTTCACGCTGATGCCTTCGATGATGGCCGATGTTGTTGATCTCGATGAACTCGAAACTCACGAACGCCGCGAGGGGATGTTCGGCTCCATATTCTGGTGGGTTGTAAAACTCGGAATGTCAGCCGCTCTGGCCGGTGGCGGATTCTTGCTCAACGCTAGTGGCTTCGATGTTGAGCTGGGGGAAAGTCAGACCGTTAGTGCCCTCTTCTTGATGCGGATTTTTGACGTCGTTATCCCAATTGTGACATCAGCGATTGCGATCTGGGCAGTGGCCACATTCCCGATTACCGAAAAGAAAGCGCGCGAAGTAAGAGAAGAGTTGGAACGCAGAAGAGGCAAGGGGAACGAAGTAGCATCGTAA
- a CDS encoding glycoside hydrolase family 16 protein, with product MIYRLVWNDEFDGPVGQKLGSDKWGYDVGTDWGNAQLEYDTDRAENVSLDGNGNLAIVARKESYQGQPYTSARIVTRDLFEPKYGRIEARIKLPTGQGIWPAFWMLGNDIKTVSWPQCGEIDIMEYRGQHSHVIHGSLHGPGYAGGRALSRSYTLDGAGFDTDFHVFAVEWTRGRIDWHVDGSHYLTILPEHANGDWVFDHPFYIILNVAVGGHWVGPPNENTVFPQTMLIDYVRVYAGES from the coding sequence ATGATATACCGCTTAGTATGGAACGATGAATTTGACGGACCGGTGGGCCAAAAGCTCGGCTCCGACAAATGGGGCTACGATGTCGGTACCGACTGGGGTAACGCTCAACTTGAGTACGATACCGACCGAGCTGAGAATGTCTCCCTGGATGGAAACGGCAATCTAGCCATTGTCGCCCGCAAGGAGTCCTATCAGGGACAACCATACACCTCGGCTCGGATCGTGACACGGGATTTGTTCGAACCAAAGTACGGCAGGATTGAGGCCCGAATCAAACTCCCGACCGGTCAGGGTATCTGGCCGGCTTTCTGGATGCTGGGTAATGACATCAAAACCGTTAGCTGGCCCCAATGCGGCGAGATAGACATTATGGAATATCGTGGTCAGCATTCGCATGTCATCCACGGCAGTCTGCATGGCCCAGGCTACGCCGGGGGACGCGCCCTGTCTCGCAGTTACACGCTTGATGGAGCAGGATTCGATACCGACTTTCACGTTTTTGCGGTTGAATGGACCCGGGGGAGGATCGATTGGCACGTGGATGGTAGTCACTACCTGACTATCCTGCCGGAGCATGCCAATGGTGATTGGGTGTTTGATCACCCGTTCTATATTATTCTGAATGTGGCTGTAGGTGGCCACTGGGTCGGACCGCCCAACGAAAACACTGTTTTCCCGCAAACAATGTTGATTGACTACGTTCGAGTATACGCTGGAGAGTCATGA